From Apus apus isolate bApuApu2 chromosome 13, bApuApu2.pri.cur, whole genome shotgun sequence, a single genomic window includes:
- the RPL26L1 gene encoding 60S ribosomal protein L26-like 1, translating to MKFNPFVTSDRSKNRKRHFNAPSHIRRKIMSSPLSKELRQKYNVRSMPIRKDDEVQVVRGHYKGQQIGKVVQVYRKKYVIYIERVQREKANGTTVHVGIHPSKVVITRLKLDKDRKKILERKAKSRQVGKEKGKYKEETIEKMQE from the exons ATGAAGTTCAACCCATTTGTGACCTCAGACCGCAGCAAGAACCGCAAGCGACACTTCAACGCCCCCTCTCACATCCGCAGGAAGATCATGTCCTCCCCCCTCTCCAAGGAGCTGCGGCAGAAGTACAACGTGCGCTCCATGCCCATCCGCAAGGACGACGAGGTCCAG GTTGTCCGTGGACACTACAAAGGGCAGCAGATTGGCAAGGTGGTCCAggtgtacagaaaaaaatacgTCATCTACATTGAGCGTGTGCAGCGTGAGAAGGCAAATGGCACAACTGTCCACGTGGGGATCCACCCCAGCAAG GTGGTGATCACCAGGCTAAAGCTGGACAAAGACCGCAAGAAGATCCTGGAGCGTAAAGCCAAGTCTCGCCAGGTTGGCAAGGAGAAGGGCAAGTACAAGGAAGAAACGATTGAGAAGATGCAGGAGTAG
- the ERGIC1 gene encoding endoplasmic reticulum-Golgi intermediate compartment protein 1: protein MPFDFRRFDIYRKVPKDLTQPTYTGAIISVCCCLFILFLFLSELTGFIATEIVNELYVDDPDKDSGGKIEVNLNISLPNLHCELVGLDIQDEMGRHEVGHIDNSMKIPLNNGDGCRFEGHFSINKVPGNFHVSTHSATAQPQNPDMTHVIHKLSFGDKLQVHNVHGAFNALEGADKLSSNPLASHDYILKIVPTVYEDMSGKQRYSYQYTVANKEYVAYSHTGRIIPAIWFRYDLSPITVKYTERRQPLYRFITSICAIIGGTFTVAGILDSCIFTASEAWKKIQLGKMQ, encoded by the exons tctctgtctgctgctgtctcttcatactgtttctcttcctgtctGAGCTCACCGGATTCATAGCCACTGAAAT aGTTAATGAGCTCTATGTGGATGACCCTGACAAAGACAGTGGAGGTAAAATAGAAGTGAATTTGAACATCAGTTTGCCAAACCTGCATTGTGAAT TAGTTGGACTAGACATCCAAGATGAAATGGGAAGGCACGAAGTGGGTCATATTGACAACTCAATGAAGATACCTCTCAATAATGGAGATGGCTGCAGGTTTGAGGGCCATTTCAGCATCAACAAG GTCCCTGGTAACTTTCATGTATCAACACACAGTGCCACTGCGCAGCCGCAGAATCCTGACATGACTCATGTCATCCACAAGCTCTCATTTGGGGACAAGTTGCAG GTCCATAACGTTCATGGAGCGTTCAATGCCTTGGAGGGAGCAGACAAACTCAGCTCAAATC CTCTTGCATCTCACGATTACATACTGAAGATCGTCCCGACCGTGTACGAAGACATGAGCGGCAAGCAGCGGTACTCGTACCAATACACTGTAGCAAATAAG GAGTACGTAGCCTACAGTCACACAGGCCGCATCATCCCAGCCATCTGGTTTCGTTATGATTTGAGCCCCATCACAGTGAAATACACAGAGAGGCGACAGCCTTTGTACAGGTTTATCACATCG ATATGTGCCATCATTGGAGGAACATTTACAGTAGCTGGGATCCTTGACTCCTGCATTTTCACAGCATCAGAGGCCTGGAAGAAGATCCAGCTGGGGAAAATGCAGTAG